One region of Micromonospora ureilytica genomic DNA includes:
- a CDS encoding CoA-binding protein, whose product MRTAQQILADSAVIAVVGASRDPFKAAHGVPLQMQQYGWRIIPVNPTVDELFGERAYKTLADIPHPVDLVDVFRPAADAVQVVRDAAAIGAPAVWLQLGIVSAEARRIAEEAGMDYVEDRCLIVERAAANLTRLP is encoded by the coding sequence GTGCGTACCGCTCAGCAGATCCTCGCCGACTCCGCCGTGATCGCCGTCGTGGGCGCGTCCCGAGACCCGTTCAAGGCCGCGCACGGCGTGCCGTTGCAGATGCAGCAGTACGGCTGGCGCATCATCCCGGTCAACCCGACGGTCGACGAACTGTTCGGGGAGCGGGCGTACAAGACCCTCGCCGACATCCCGCATCCGGTCGACCTGGTGGACGTGTTCCGGCCGGCGGCCGACGCCGTGCAGGTGGTCCGGGACGCGGCGGCGATCGGCGCCCCCGCGGTCTGGCTCCAACTGGGCATCGTCTCGGCCGAGGCGCGGCGGATCGCCGAGGAGGCCGGCATGGACTACGTCGAAGACCGCTGCCTCATCGTCGAACGCGCCGCCGCCAACCTGACCCGCCTCCCCTAA